In Runella sp. SP2, the genomic window CAATGACTTCCCCATCGACAAAATTCTTTTTCATAAACGGAATTTTGACCCGCTGGGCAAGTACGTGCATTCCCAAATAGCTAAAGACGTCGATTAAGTGGCTCAGTGCCAAAGCCGACCCTTGCACGCCATCCGAAATTCCGACCAACGCTGCCTTCTTGTGAAGCAGCTCGCTAGGGTAGCCAAGCCCGTCGATAAATACTTTGAGCGCCCCAGGAAAAGAACCGTTGTACTCGGGGACGATGAAAACATATTTATCAGATTCCTTCATTAGTTGGCGATATACATTAAAAGACTCATTTTTGCCGTTGTTTTCGTATAAAGCCGATCGAATGAAATCATCGGGTAGGTCTGCAATATCTAAAATCTGACTTTCGGTATGGAGTTCAGAGAGCAGCTTTTGGTAAAAAATAGCCACCTGCTTCGATTTAGAACGGCGGCGATTTGTACCTACAACAATGGTAATCATAGAGTTTTGGAGAAAATATTTTTAAATGTAACTCAAAACTTACCGTAAATTGTTCTGAAAAAGTTAACCAAATTGCGATTTCTCAAAAAACTATCTACACATGGCTCGTTTTTCTCGTCTTCACGTATATCAAACTTTACTCGATGTTCCTATTGTTCCACTTTTCAGCAGCCAAGACCTTGATGTTTGCAAAAACGTCCTAAGCGCGTGTTACAAGGCTGGAATTCGGGTATTTGAACTGACCAACCGTGGAGATTTTGCCCATGAATTGTTTGCAGAGTTGGTAAAAACCGCCCGTACCGATTATCCCGATTTGATTTTAGGCGTGGGAACTATCATCGACCCTGCTACGGCGGCCCTGTATTTGCAGTTAGGCGCCAATTTTATCGTCAGCCCAAGTTTTGATGCCGACGTTGCCAAAGTATGTAACCTCCGAAAAATAGGCTATTTGCCAGGTTGTGCCACGTTGACCGAAATCTCAACGGCTGAGTCATGGGGTGTAGAAATCATTAAATTGTTTCCAGGCGACACACTTGGGCCTTCCTTTGTGAAAGCCTTAAAAGCACCCATGCCGTGGACGACTGTACTTGTGACGGGCGGAGTAGAACCAACCGAAGAAAGCCTAAAAACATGGTTTGGCGCAGGAGCAGACGCGGTAGGTATTGGCTCGCGCTTGCTTACTCCTGAAATTCTCCAAAAGAAAGACTGGGAAGCCCTCGAACATCGCGTAAAAAACGCCCTAGCGTTAGTTTGCTAAGGGTTTCTCTTGTGTGGAGGGTTTCTCAAAACCCGCTCTCGTGTGCTAAGGGTTTCTCAAAACCCGCCTCTCGTGTGCTGAGGGTTTCTCAAAACCCGCTCTCTTGTGTGCTGAGGGTTTCTCAAAACCCAACCCTGTGTGTCCCAAAACAAAAACTTTGAAGTAGATTCCAACCATTTTAGCTTCTACAGCGTCATAAAGTCAGAACGGATTGCATGAAAGATGAACGTACGCTAGTTGAGGGGTGTCGAAATAAAGACCGCATCGCCCAACGAACGCTCTATGAGCGCTTCGCTGGACGGATGTTTGCGGTCTGTCAGCGCTATACCCGTAGCCGTTTTGAGGCCGAAGACGTACTTCAAGAAGCATTTGTGAAAGTTTTTACGCAAATACACACCTTTCGTTACGATTGTCCGTTGGAGGCATGGATTAAAAGAATCATGATAAATACGGCGATTTCGTACTTACGTAAGGAAAAAGCCTATCTAGACCAAGCCGATGTGGACGACTATGCCGATGCGGTTTCGGAGGGCGAAACGACCGTTTCGGGCATGGAATACCAACAACTCCTAGGCATGGTGCGTGAGCTGCCTGCGGGGTGTCAGTCGGTCTTTAATCTGTATGCCATTGAAGGTTACCAACATAATGAAATCGCTCAGATGTTGGGGATTTCGGAGGGAACATCCAAATCGCAGTATGCTCGGGCAAAACAGCTTTTACAAGCCAAAATTTTAGAAACGAATAATACGAACTCTTCGTAGAGAGTGAAAGAAGTGAGGAAAAAAACAAAGAGTTTGTACATCAATTGAATACTACAACCAACATGGCTTCTTCGGAAGAACATACATTTGAAAACGAATGGCGGCGACGTTTCGACGACGCTTCTGAGACGCCCCCACCTGCTTTGTGGGAGCGCATAGAGGCGCGCTTGGATGAGGAGGAAGAAGAGCGCGTCATGGTGATTCCTTTCTGGCAACGGACACAACAACTTCGCTGGGTGGCCGCGGCTAGTGTTACCGCTTTGCTTTTGGCCGTGGGCGGATGGTGGCTAAAAAACAACCTTCCCGAAAAATCAGTGGCGGCTTCGACGGAGTTGGCCCAACAACCACGCGCTACAGAAACCACTAAATCGGAAAACCTAAGTGTGCCATCAGCCAAAGCAAATGAACCAACAACAAGTTTGGCTGCGAAGAGCGAACCTGTTGCGGCTGACGGTGTTGCAGAGACGCCAACGAAAGTGACACGGGCAAAAGAACAAGTTGCTGCTGCACCTTTGTTGGGAGAAACTGCTCGGCTTATGGCTAGTTCGTCTAAAAGAAATAGAGCCCAAAAAGTAAGAGAGGCGAGACAAGAATCGAAGCAGCCCGTTGTTACACCAGCTTTGAATTTGCCCATTTCTGAAAAAACGATAGCTTTAGCAACGACTCAAAATTCAACGCCTAACAGCGGAGAAAAAATAAGTGCGAGAAGCGGGGTATCAGCCGAATTGCCAGCGACAGCGATTTCAGAGGGAGCTCTGACTACTTCCCCGTTGGAAACAAAAGTAAGCCCTGAAATGACATTGGCGTTTTTAGAAAGTAAACAAATGCGTCAATTGTTGGGGCATCCAAAGCGTCAACCTTGGGTAGCTGTCCCTTCAGAACCTACCGACTTTGTAGAGCCCAAACAGTTGCCTAAAGAATACTGGGCGTCGGTGGGAGTGATGCCAGCAAGCTATAATGCAGGGGTTGAAATCGGCGGAAGGGGAATGCTGGCTGCTGCAAGCAACACGCCTTTATATAACAATTCGGCGTCGTTTAACAACTCCGCACGAACTTCTTCTGGTACTAACCGCTCGGCGCTTTCGTACGCTTTTCAGTGGCAAGGGGGAGTGCAGTTATCCTCACGTTGGTCGTTGGAAAGCGGAATCAATTACCTTCAAGGAAACTCTATTTACCAAGGAGTGAATGCGTTTAGTACGTTGAGTAACAGTTATATCAATAGTCTTGAAAGTGCTGTTAATTTGAGTGATAACAACATACCTCGCTACGATTTTGCAACGATTGGCTCAGACAAATCACTCGTACAAACCTTAACTACAACGCAGGATATTAGCAACTCATATCAGTTTTTACAAGTGCCAGTTCAAACGGGTTTTGCGCTTATTAAACCCAAACGCAAGTTTTCATTGTGGCTTTTGGGGGGAGTTATTAATAATATTTTCTTGAAAAACTCTTTCCAAACGGGGCAAGATAACATGGTGACAGTAACTGGTAACGACAGCCCTTATCGTCGCTTGTCGTTTGCGGCAACAACGGGTATGCGCCTTCAATATAAAGTAAACAAACGTTGGACTACCTTGTTGTCAGGGAATTATCAGCGGTCGGTAGGTTCAACAACCCGAGCCAATGCAGCTTTCCAAGCTCGTCCTCAGCTCATGGGTGTAGGCGCGGGAGTTCGTTATGGATTTTAGTCAAGCTTTTTGGGCAAACTGTACCATGGTTGTGGTCGGCTTGCCAAGTTCTTTCCACGTACTTTGAGCAGCGAATGGCTCTGGGTGTTCTATCATTGATTTGATGACATGATAACCGTAGTCGGCTTGGCGGTTTAGTAGTCCTGCTACTTTTAAAACCCACAGCGGTAGTTTTGCCGTTTTTAAAGAACGCTTGGTGTAATGTGCTCGATAGATTTCTGCGGCTTCGTCAACCGTCAGCGCTTCTGGCCCTTGTACTACATATTCTTTGCTTTGGCTGGAAAGAATCAAGAAAGACTGCGCTACTTGTTTCCCATAATCAGCTCCTGCAATCCAGTAATTTTTCACAAGGGGAGTCCCTGCCAATAAAATCCTGCCACTTTGAACCATTCGTTCGGGGAAAGTTTCCATAAACGACGATGGGTAAAAGATTGTGTAAGGAATGCCCGTCGCTTTGATGCGCTGAATGGCTTCTCGTTTCCAGTCAAAAATCCACCACTGAAATCCTTGATAAGCTTGGATGATGGAAGATAAATACGCAATGCGCTGAATCGGAAATTCACCAACGACCGACAGAATGTTTTGGAGACCGTCGCGTTCGCCAATAAAGTCGGAAGGGCGAGCCGTTTGCTCAAATGAAAGGCTCAAATAGATTCCTTCGGCTCCTTCTAGCGCCTTACGAATGGCCGACGTGTCAGCCAAATCTCCTTTGATTAAAGTGACCGCTGCGGGTAAGGTTTCTTTTGCTTTTTGTGGGTTTCGTACCAAAGCAGTTACCTCAAAACCTGCCTCTACAAGCGCATGTACAACGGGTTTCCCCAATAAGCCTGTAGCTCCAAAAACGGTGATTTTTTTCATCTAAATGAGCGTCATTTTATTTCTTATTCCCAAGTAAAACTTCAGGCGCCACCATTACTCTAGAGTTTTCAGAAGCATTTTCGAGGTTGAGAACACCACGCGGGCATACGGCAGAACAAATGCCACAGCCCACACAGGACGACCGTACGATGTCCTGGCCGCGTTGGGCATAAGCACGTACGTCGATGCCCATCTCGCAGTAGGTCGAGCAGTTGCCGCAAGAGATGCACTGACCGCCGTTGGTGGTAATGCGAAAACGTGATTTTTTTCGCTGCCACATACCAAGGTACGCCGCCAACGGGCATCCAAAACGGCACCAAACGCGGTTGCCCATCATTGGATATAAACCCGTTCCGACAACGCCCGCAAAAATGCCTCCAATCCAAAAACCATACAATGAACGTACGCTGTAACTATCAATAAAAAGTACCGTAGAAGAACCGCTAAAGTAGGTGTATAACACCATGACTGTCATCACCACTGCCGCGCCCAACACCGCATGAATGAGGTAACGCTCAATTTTCCAGGCGGCCAAAGATTTATCTGAAAGTTGTCGATAAGGATCGCCGAGGGTTTCGGCCAAGCCGCCACAGCCACAAACCCACGAGCAGTACCAGCGTTTTCCAAAAAAATAAGTCAAAATAGGTACGCCTACGACGAATAACACGATGCCCCAAACCAGCATAAAAATACCCAAATTCCCGCTTTGGAGAATGCTGTTGAGGTTATAATCGAAGAAAAAGTCGTAGTCGAGCGGCCAAATGTTTTTGAAGTCGAAATAAGGCTTATTGAGGCTGACTAAGATTTCGGGCAGAAGAAAGGCGACGGCCGTTTGAAAAAATACTACTGACACCGTTCTCACTTGCTGGTAGCGGTTGTGGCGGTATTTGATGGC contains:
- a CDS encoding NADPH-dependent FMN reductase, with product MITIVVGTNRRRSKSKQVAIFYQKLLSELHTESQILDIADLPDDFIRSALYENNGKNESFNVYRQLMKESDKYVFIVPEYNGSFPGALKVFIDGLGYPSELLHKKAALVGISDGVQGSALALSHLIDVFSYLGMHVLAQRVKIPFMKKNFVDGEVIDPLINKLLREQAELLVKF
- a CDS encoding bifunctional 4-hydroxy-2-oxoglutarate aldolase/2-dehydro-3-deoxy-phosphogluconate aldolase, with the protein product MARFSRLHVYQTLLDVPIVPLFSSQDLDVCKNVLSACYKAGIRVFELTNRGDFAHELFAELVKTARTDYPDLILGVGTIIDPATAALYLQLGANFIVSPSFDADVAKVCNLRKIGYLPGCATLTEISTAESWGVEIIKLFPGDTLGPSFVKALKAPMPWTTVLVTGGVEPTEESLKTWFGAGADAVGIGSRLLTPEILQKKDWEALEHRVKNALALVC
- a CDS encoding RNA polymerase sigma factor, which encodes MKDERTLVEGCRNKDRIAQRTLYERFAGRMFAVCQRYTRSRFEAEDVLQEAFVKVFTQIHTFRYDCPLEAWIKRIMINTAISYLRKEKAYLDQADVDDYADAVSEGETTVSGMEYQQLLGMVRELPAGCQSVFNLYAIEGYQHNEIAQMLGISEGTSKSQYARAKQLLQAKILETNNTNSS
- a CDS encoding anti-sigma factor; its protein translation is MNTTTNMASSEEHTFENEWRRRFDDASETPPPALWERIEARLDEEEEERVMVIPFWQRTQQLRWVAAASVTALLLAVGGWWLKNNLPEKSVAASTELAQQPRATETTKSENLSVPSAKANEPTTSLAAKSEPVAADGVAETPTKVTRAKEQVAAAPLLGETARLMASSSKRNRAQKVREARQESKQPVVTPALNLPISEKTIALATTQNSTPNSGEKISARSGVSAELPATAISEGALTTSPLETKVSPEMTLAFLESKQMRQLLGHPKRQPWVAVPSEPTDFVEPKQLPKEYWASVGVMPASYNAGVEIGGRGMLAAASNTPLYNNSASFNNSARTSSGTNRSALSYAFQWQGGVQLSSRWSLESGINYLQGNSIYQGVNAFSTLSNSYINSLESAVNLSDNNIPRYDFATIGSDKSLVQTLTTTQDISNSYQFLQVPVQTGFALIKPKRKFSLWLLGGVINNIFLKNSFQTGQDNMVTVTGNDSPYRRLSFAATTGMRLQYKVNKRWTTLLSGNYQRSVGSTTRANAAFQARPQLMGVGAGVRYGF
- a CDS encoding SDR family oxidoreductase, with the translated sequence MKKITVFGATGLLGKPVVHALVEAGFEVTALVRNPQKAKETLPAAVTLIKGDLADTSAIRKALEGAEGIYLSLSFEQTARPSDFIGERDGLQNILSVVGEFPIQRIAYLSSIIQAYQGFQWWIFDWKREAIQRIKATGIPYTIFYPSSFMETFPERMVQSGRILLAGTPLVKNYWIAGADYGKQVAQSFLILSSQSKEYVVQGPEALTVDEAAEIYRAHYTKRSLKTAKLPLWVLKVAGLLNRQADYGYHVIKSMIEHPEPFAAQSTWKELGKPTTTMVQFAQKA
- a CDS encoding 4Fe-4S binding protein; amino-acid sequence: MARLSRLGLYLLLAGFGLWLYTLTLNDFTLTPTLISSHLKPEHQATLGVRLQPLVQKTFQSGWEFTYAFDTILNNLNSEYRNAQQWDKVIYDEYSFAITKAAASGPLKQQPWLWFGLSFGLVIVGALLFILPALIQLAGNKNNGIFQDASTNRGWIAKGIGAFLILFYITLYYYPQYLVNWTMLVDPISRILNGAEASRWFLYGFIYTVCVLVMGVRMAIKYRHNRYQQVRTVSVVFFQTAVAFLLPEILVSLNKPYFDFKNIWPLDYDFFFDYNLNSILQSGNLGIFMLVWGIVLFVVGVPILTYFFGKRWYCSWVCGCGGLAETLGDPYRQLSDKSLAAWKIERYLIHAVLGAAVVMTVMVLYTYFSGSSTVLFIDSYSVRSLYGFWIGGIFAGVVGTGLYPMMGNRVWCRFGCPLAAYLGMWQRKKSRFRITTNGGQCISCGNCSTYCEMGIDVRAYAQRGQDIVRSSCVGCGICSAVCPRGVLNLENASENSRVMVAPEVLLGNKK